In Parasedimentitalea marina, the following are encoded in one genomic region:
- a CDS encoding DUF6931 family protein has protein sequence MTFNDLVKMPTDPVAKLLSRANVLLKTPLEAPPTAGASEVLQELSDKGALVDLLRLLAILLPPRERVWWACLAARDYIGPRSDNDPPSLTASEAWVYEPSDANRDAARMTLDHAYVDDDTVNCALAVLYADGTLGPGDLKQYPAPAGASETAAFAMNMVALSELSDKFEEHGQILVERAVNIGRGGNGQADSVQPANDNT, from the coding sequence ATGACGTTTAATGACCTGGTAAAAATGCCAACTGATCCCGTGGCCAAACTGCTGTCACGGGCCAATGTCTTATTGAAAACACCACTGGAGGCGCCGCCAACTGCAGGGGCCTCTGAGGTGCTGCAGGAGCTGAGCGACAAAGGTGCCCTAGTGGATCTGTTGCGCTTGCTTGCGATATTGCTGCCTCCGCGGGAACGGGTCTGGTGGGCCTGCTTGGCAGCGCGGGACTATATTGGCCCGCGTTCGGACAATGACCCGCCTTCGCTCACCGCATCCGAGGCCTGGGTCTACGAGCCCTCGGATGCAAACCGGGATGCCGCGCGGATGACACTGGACCACGCCTATGTTGATGATGACACGGTCAATTGCGCGCTGGCGGTTCTTTATGCGGATGGCACGTTGGGGCCGGGGGATCTGAAACAATACCCGGCTCCGGCTGGGGCCTCGGAAACTGCGGCCTTTGCCATGAATATGGTAGCCTTGTCGGAATTGTCTGATAAGTTTGAAGAGCATGGCCAGATTTTGGTGGAGCGGGCCGTGAATATTGGGCGCGGTGGCAATGGGCAAGCGGACTCTGTTCAACCCGCTAACGACAACACATAG
- the tssL gene encoding type VI secretion system protein TssL, long form has translation MGDYDDPFAEPNDTDKTVIRPNPGGRRPASPEPFQPAAQPEAAPAGAGGDAFGVPQASAPAAAPATPNAGKANQVAMTGMNQLTACASTLFALISRIRNRAQHMDPDKLRQSVVAEVRGFENRALQAGITAQTVKIARYAMCATLDDVVLNTPWGGQSSWGLQSMVGTFHRETVGGDRFYDLLARLEKEPGSNIDMLEFLYMCMSLGFEGRLRIEQGGPEKHMQIRGALARIIRAQRGPVERDLAPHWQGLKKPFKALSAWRLVWIALTVTAALLGMQFVGLSWALSNQTERVIGQLSIVDAGPVAELERRAPPPEPTPTPIEVVDQVAKVSGFLEPEIADGLIEVFQKGNTLTIRVAGTGMFGSGSDTLKSEIESRIIRLAKALNGEKGALIVVGHSDNVPIRSSRFPSNMHLSLARAKSVMAEMAEVLDDPSRLSAEGRADNDPLADNGTKAGRARNRRIEVLLVQESDT, from the coding sequence ATGGGCGATTACGACGACCCGTTTGCGGAACCAAATGACACCGACAAGACGGTGATCAGACCCAATCCCGGTGGTCGCCGTCCGGCGAGCCCAGAGCCGTTCCAACCTGCCGCCCAACCCGAGGCGGCCCCGGCGGGCGCTGGTGGTGATGCCTTTGGCGTGCCGCAGGCCTCGGCGCCGGCTGCTGCCCCTGCGACACCAAATGCAGGCAAGGCAAACCAGGTTGCAATGACGGGGATGAACCAGCTGACGGCCTGTGCGTCGACATTGTTTGCCCTGATCAGCCGCATTCGCAACCGCGCCCAGCACATGGACCCTGACAAACTGCGCCAAAGCGTGGTGGCCGAAGTGCGCGGATTTGAAAACCGCGCCCTGCAGGCCGGTATCACGGCGCAGACCGTCAAAATCGCTCGCTATGCCATGTGTGCCACGCTGGACGACGTGGTGCTGAACACGCCCTGGGGCGGCCAGTCCAGTTGGGGATTGCAATCCATGGTCGGAACATTCCACCGCGAAACCGTTGGTGGTGACCGGTTTTATGACCTGCTGGCACGGCTTGAGAAAGAGCCGGGCAGCAATATCGATATGCTTGAGTTCCTATACATGTGCATGTCGCTGGGATTTGAAGGTCGGCTGCGCATTGAACAGGGCGGCCCAGAGAAACACATGCAGATCCGCGGCGCGTTGGCGCGGATCATCCGGGCACAACGTGGGCCAGTTGAACGGGATCTGGCGCCGCATTGGCAGGGTTTGAAGAAACCGTTCAAAGCTCTGTCTGCCTGGCGGCTGGTGTGGATCGCGCTGACCGTGACAGCCGCGTTGCTGGGGATGCAATTCGTCGGCCTGTCATGGGCCCTGTCAAACCAGACCGAGCGGGTGATTGGCCAGTTGTCGATTGTAGATGCTGGCCCTGTGGCCGAGTTGGAACGCCGCGCACCGCCGCCCGAACCAACGCCGACGCCAATAGAAGTTGTGGACCAGGTTGCCAAGGTCTCGGGTTTTTTGGAGCCAGAAATTGCCGACGGCCTGATCGAGGTGTTTCAAAAGGGCAATACGCTGACCATTCGGGTGGCAGGAACTGGTATGTTCGGATCCGGATCCGACACCCTGAAATCCGAGATTGAATCGCGGATCATCCGGTTGGCAAAGGCGCTGAACGGTGAAAAAGGCGCGTTGATTGTGGTTGGGCACTCGGACAACGTACCGATCCGCTCGTCGCGGTTCCCGTCCAATATGCATTTATCGCTGGCACGGGCCAAATCGGTGATGGCGGAAATGGCCGAGGTGCTGGATGACCCAAGTCGCCTGTCTGCCGAAGGTCGCGCCGACAATGATCCACTGGCTGATAACGGCACCAAAGCGGGGCGCGCGCGCAACCGCCGTATCGAAGTACTGCTGGTGCAGGAGAGTGACACATGA
- a CDS encoding ion transporter, translating to MLVVSVGVLPDKQGLSALRGLRVLRALRLLSVVPQMRAVVQALLDALPGMGAVIVMLSIVYYVFAVMATLMYGAAFDEWFGTLGRSLYSLFQIMTLESWSMGIVRPVMLVYPMAWIFCALYCDHGVLGAEPVHRFAGQYHADRCGGRRRGNEKLRELVRTETDIVDAHVIELREEIRSLRAELLAARGESNGG from the coding sequence TTGCTGGTGGTTTCGGTTGGCGTGCTGCCTGACAAACAGGGCCTGTCGGCGCTGCGCGGGCTACGGGTGTTGCGGGCATTGCGATTGCTGTCGGTGGTGCCGCAGATGCGGGCTGTGGTGCAGGCGTTGCTGGACGCCTTGCCCGGCATGGGCGCGGTCATCGTGATGCTGTCGATTGTCTATTACGTCTTCGCGGTGATGGCGACGCTGATGTACGGTGCGGCATTTGATGAATGGTTCGGCACGCTGGGCCGATCTTTGTATTCCTTGTTCCAGATCATGACGCTGGAAAGCTGGTCGATGGGGATCGTGCGGCCAGTGATGCTGGTCTATCCAATGGCCTGGATCTTTTGTGCCCTTTATTGTGATCACGGCGTTCTCGGTGCTGAACCTGTTCATCGGTTTGCTGGTCAATACCATGCAGACCGCTGTGGAGGACGACGCCGAGGGAATGAAAAACTGCGCGAATTGGTGCGGACGGAAACGGATATTGTCGACGCGCATGTGATAGAATTGCGCGAAGAAATCCGGTCACTCCGCGCCGAATTGTTGGCAGCCCGGGGAGAGTCAAATGGCGGATAG
- a CDS encoding PAAR domain-containing protein has product MTVLVGKLPAARVTDMVLAVPPHPIAKGSGTVLISGLPAARILDNAACGGMIVKGEFTVLVGG; this is encoded by the coding sequence GTGACCGTTCTGGTCGGCAAATTACCGGCCGCGCGGGTTACAGATATGGTTCTTGCGGTCCCGCCGCACCCAATTGCCAAAGGCTCGGGGACTGTTTTGATAAGTGGTCTTCCGGCGGCGCGCATTTTGGACAATGCCGCCTGCGGTGGCATGATCGTCAAAGGTGAGTTTACTGTTTTGGTCGGAGGGTAA
- the tssK gene encoding type VI secretion system baseplate subunit TssK has translation MSWDSKVLWTEGLFLQPHHFQQSDRYTEALVTGLARRMRPYAWGVNGLEIDHEALKVGQFALKGCEGLTHDGTVFRVPMADPHPPAMEVPTTVKDCIVYLTVPQRRQGAAEVDLSGAEMSASRLRPSKQEVSDVTSSERKPVDLDVGKMRLQFALEVDDLADRLAVPVARIIEVRADKEIILDQAFIPSCLDVRAAPALSGFLRELEGLLAHRMEALAGRLAEGGNARGVAEVSDFMLLMVVNRMLPVVRHMAQIENLHPETFFATCVALAGELSVFMAADKQVPQFPPYTHDNLSACFAPVIRTLRQYLSSVLEQTAIAIKLEARKYGISVGVIADRKLLGNAGFVLAVNAEIPAEDVRRHFAGQAKIGPVEEIRQLVNSALPGITLRPLPVAPRQIPYHAGVVYFEMDGDSPYWGKMTTSGGIAVHVSGQFPGLKMELWAIRNN, from the coding sequence GTGTCCTGGGACAGTAAAGTGCTTTGGACCGAGGGGCTGTTTTTGCAGCCGCATCATTTCCAGCAGTCGGACCGCTATACCGAGGCATTGGTCACCGGGCTGGCGCGCCGCATGCGTCCCTATGCCTGGGGTGTGAACGGGCTGGAAATTGATCATGAGGCCCTGAAAGTTGGCCAATTCGCCCTGAAAGGCTGCGAGGGTTTGACCCATGACGGCACCGTGTTTCGGGTGCCGATGGCGGACCCGCATCCGCCGGCGATGGAGGTGCCAACAACAGTCAAAGATTGCATCGTCTATCTGACGGTTCCACAACGGCGTCAGGGGGCTGCCGAGGTGGACCTGTCTGGGGCCGAAATGTCGGCCAGCCGTTTGCGCCCCTCCAAGCAAGAAGTCAGCGATGTCACCAGCAGTGAACGCAAGCCAGTGGATCTGGACGTCGGCAAGATGCGCCTGCAATTCGCGCTTGAGGTCGACGATCTGGCCGACCGCTTGGCTGTGCCGGTGGCCCGCATCATCGAGGTGCGGGCGGACAAAGAGATCATTCTGGATCAGGCCTTTATTCCCTCGTGCCTGGATGTGCGGGCAGCCCCGGCTTTGTCTGGCTTTCTGCGCGAGTTGGAAGGCCTGCTGGCCCACCGGATGGAGGCGCTGGCAGGGCGGCTGGCCGAAGGCGGCAATGCCCGTGGCGTCGCTGAGGTGTCGGATTTCATGCTGTTGATGGTGGTCAACCGGATGTTGCCGGTTGTTCGCCACATGGCCCAGATCGAAAACCTTCACCCTGAAACCTTTTTTGCCACCTGTGTGGCCCTGGCGGGTGAGTTGTCGGTGTTTATGGCTGCGGATAAGCAGGTGCCGCAATTTCCGCCCTATACGCATGACAATCTAAGCGCCTGTTTTGCGCCGGTCATTCGGACGCTGCGGCAATACCTTAGCTCGGTTCTGGAACAGACGGCGATTGCGATCAAACTGGAGGCGCGCAAATACGGTATTTCGGTTGGCGTCATTGCTGACCGCAAACTGCTGGGCAACGCGGGCTTTGTGCTGGCGGTAAACGCCGAGATCCCCGCCGAGGACGTGCGTCGGCATTTTGCCGGTCAGGCCAAGATCGGCCCGGTCGAGGAAATCCGCCAGTTGGTCAACTCGGCGCTGCCCGGGATCACTCTGCGGCCCTTACCAGTGGCGCCGCGCCAGATCCCCTATCACGCCGGTGTGGTATACTTTGAAATGGACGGTGACAGCCCATACTGGGGCAAGATGACCACCTCGGGTGGGATCGCGGTTCATGTATCCGGGCAGTTTCCCGGGCTGAAGATGGAACTATGGGCCATTCGCAACAATTGA
- the tagH gene encoding type VI secretion system-associated FHA domain protein TagH → MGVTLKFQSSGSIPGDSAPVPMRGPSLTVGRGNSNDLVLPDPDQLLSRTHCVIEDHNGNVVVVDLSSNGTFLNYSKIPLGRTPTPLNNGDVLCIGNYEMVVEIRDELAEVGDMIAAPVAQDQISHGNAAHAPDPMDLLDDVGPGGDFLDDLLGGSAPTGPSQMNPADPIDDLLPPMGEDEDPFFQKSSDGREGEGASLPSHNASAQDAFAPQQAQAPASIPDDWDDDFLSGIGDVSTPTPTPTPTPTPTPTPTPTPVAPAPATEDPFLEPSDQVAMAPPAPQPTSPAPAAPTPAAAAVVTQPNGDLVAEQASPPSDGNSTDQMAALDAFLGGLGAEDLEIKPEDQLNTMARMGRVMRTLVTGLREILMTRASIKSEFRIEQTMISAGGNNPLKFSITPEQAMEAMVLPATRGYLSPETAAEQALNDIKAHEVAMMTGMEAALKGVLARLDPKVLETQIQTDGGITGLLKGKKARYWDVYERLYSEISDQAENDFHELFSREFSRAYKQQLDRLKK, encoded by the coding sequence ATGGGTGTGACACTAAAATTTCAAAGTTCAGGATCCATTCCCGGGGATTCCGCACCGGTGCCGATGCGGGGGCCCAGTCTGACGGTGGGACGGGGCAACAGCAATGATCTGGTGCTGCCAGATCCCGACCAGTTGCTGTCGCGCACGCATTGTGTGATCGAAGACCACAATGGCAATGTCGTGGTGGTGGATCTCAGTTCAAACGGCACCTTTCTGAACTACTCCAAGATCCCGCTGGGACGGACGCCGACCCCATTGAACAACGGCGATGTGCTGTGCATCGGAAACTACGAGATGGTGGTCGAAATCCGCGATGAACTGGCGGAGGTAGGCGATATGATTGCCGCCCCTGTCGCACAGGACCAGATCTCGCACGGGAATGCCGCGCACGCGCCGGATCCGATGGACCTGCTGGACGATGTCGGGCCGGGTGGCGACTTTCTGGATGATCTGCTGGGGGGATCCGCACCCACCGGCCCGTCGCAGATGAACCCCGCTGATCCGATTGATGATCTGCTGCCCCCCATGGGCGAAGACGAAGATCCGTTTTTCCAGAAATCATCGGACGGACGCGAGGGCGAGGGGGCAAGCCTGCCCAGCCACAATGCCTCGGCTCAGGATGCTTTTGCACCACAACAGGCGCAGGCCCCAGCATCGATTCCGGACGATTGGGATGATGACTTTCTGTCGGGCATAGGTGATGTTTCAACGCCAACGCCAACGCCAACGCCAACGCCAACGCCAACGCCAACGCCAACGCCAACGCCAGTGGCCCCGGCGCCCGCAACTGAAGATCCGTTCTTGGAACCCTCTGATCAGGTCGCTATGGCACCGCCGGCGCCGCAACCGACATCACCCGCACCGGCCGCCCCAACGCCGGCGGCTGCAGCGGTTGTCACCCAGCCAAATGGTGATCTTGTTGCAGAGCAGGCGAGCCCACCATCGGACGGCAACAGCACGGACCAAATGGCGGCACTTGACGCTTTCTTGGGGGGGCTGGGCGCCGAAGACCTGGAGATCAAGCCCGAAGATCAGCTGAACACAATGGCCCGAATGGGACGGGTTATGCGCACGCTGGTCACTGGCTTGCGCGAAATCCTGATGACCCGGGCCTCGATCAAATCCGAGTTCCGGATCGAACAGACCATGATCTCGGCGGGTGGCAATAATCCGTTGAAATTTTCCATTACTCCGGAACAGGCGATGGAGGCGATGGTGCTGCCGGCAACGCGGGGCTACCTGAGCCCGGAAACCGCCGCCGAACAGGCCCTGAATGATATCAAGGCGCATGAAGTGGCGATGATGACTGGCATGGAAGCGGCGCTAAAAGGTGTATTGGCGCGTTTGGATCCCAAAGTGCTGGAAACCCAAATCCAAACCGACGGCGGAATTACCGGCCTGCTGAAAGGCAAAAAGGCGCGCTATTGGGATGTCTATGAACGGCTATACTCCGAGATCTCGGATCAGGCTGAAAATGATTTTCATGAACTGTTCAGTCGCGAGTTTTCGCGGGCCTATAAACAGCAATTGGACCGACTAAAGAAATAA
- a CDS encoding type VI secretion system contractile sheath domain-containing protein produces MIESFATELLLPIGKDGAGMAVKLGGLDDLHPDELYENVELFSELVGLRKQLQSGVTADHAAKTLQDWGEKHGTRVKPPKPRSGGNAVPADCRLSAFQLLVGDAENQLGQASPVQDLLARVVGPHIRALPDADVTAMIGAVDEALTDAMRMVLHHPEFQSLEAQWRSLDLIARSVEDDDTLDVMLYDISAEELAADLTATEDLSDSGFVRLLTEEPLDEENGRGGYSALIGLYQFEETPPHAELLGRIARVAAHVDAPFLAGISPVFLETEKDKLPGVVAKAWDTLRGMAEAGHLGLVSPRFMLRRPYGANSEPIYEFQFEEFTESEGLRGMLWANPVVLAAILLARSFKQNGASMGLGQIMSLGDIPFHYVNDRFGDQVALPCTERNINLDKIALAQERGFMAVSAVKGRDEIRLTSFGSLAGQEILGPWTGAPAPKPSPPDPTPAAAAAPAGDDLDDLGLEDLDLGGDDDDTGLEDLDALLAGFGDDSDADGDADDDDIDADLAALLDDL; encoded by the coding sequence GTGATCGAAAGCTTTGCCACCGAACTGCTGTTGCCGATTGGCAAGGATGGCGCTGGCATGGCGGTGAAACTGGGCGGGTTGGATGACCTGCATCCGGACGAATTATATGAAAACGTAGAACTGTTCTCAGAGCTGGTCGGGCTGCGCAAGCAGTTGCAAAGCGGTGTCACCGCGGACCATGCGGCCAAGACACTGCAGGACTGGGGCGAAAAACACGGCACCCGCGTCAAGCCCCCGAAACCGCGATCGGGCGGCAATGCCGTGCCTGCGGATTGTCGGCTCAGCGCGTTCCAGCTGTTGGTTGGCGATGCCGAGAACCAGTTAGGGCAAGCCTCGCCGGTGCAGGATTTGCTGGCGCGCGTGGTGGGGCCGCATATCCGGGCGCTGCCCGACGCCGATGTGACTGCGATGATTGGGGCCGTGGACGAGGCGCTGACGGATGCGATGCGCATGGTGCTGCACCACCCAGAGTTCCAGTCGCTTGAGGCGCAGTGGCGCTCGCTGGATCTGATCGCCCGATCGGTTGAAGACGACGACACGTTGGACGTCATGCTCTATGATATTTCGGCCGAGGAGCTGGCCGCAGATTTGACCGCAACCGAGGACCTGAGCGACAGTGGCTTTGTCAGATTGCTGACCGAAGAACCCCTGGATGAGGAAAACGGACGCGGTGGATATTCGGCGCTGATCGGGTTGTATCAGTTTGAGGAAACCCCACCCCATGCGGAATTGCTGGGTCGGATCGCGCGGGTGGCGGCGCATGTGGATGCGCCCTTCCTGGCCGGGATCTCTCCCGTCTTTCTGGAGACCGAGAAAGACAAGTTGCCCGGCGTGGTGGCCAAGGCCTGGGATACCCTGCGCGGAATGGCAGAGGCCGGGCATTTGGGTCTGGTGTCACCCCGCTTTATGCTGCGGCGCCCCTATGGGGCCAACAGCGAGCCGATCTATGAGTTTCAGTTTGAGGAATTCACCGAAAGCGAAGGCCTGCGCGGGATGCTTTGGGCCAACCCGGTGGTGCTGGCGGCGATCCTGTTGGCGCGTTCGTTCAAACAGAATGGGGCGTCGATGGGGCTGGGGCAGATCATGTCGCTGGGCGATATCCCGTTTCATTATGTCAACGACCGCTTCGGGGATCAGGTGGCGCTGCCCTGCACCGAGCGTAATATCAATCTCGACAAAATCGCGCTGGCGCAAGAGCGTGGCTTTATGGCGGTGTCGGCCGTCAAAGGGCGCGACGAGATCCGCCTGACCTCGTTTGGGTCACTGGCGGGTCAGGAAATTCTGGGACCGTGGACCGGCGCCCCGGCGCCAAAACCCTCGCCGCCAGATCCAACGCCTGCTGCTGCAGCGGCGCCAGCTGGCGATGATCTTGATGATTTGGGTCTAGAAGATCTGGACCTGGGTGGGGATGATGATGATACTGGGCTGGAAGATCTTGACGCTCTTCTGGCTGGGTTTGGCGACGATAGTGATGCTGACGGTGATGCTGACGACGACGATATAGACGCTGATCTCGCAGCCTTGTTGGACGATTTATGA
- a CDS encoding type VI secretion system tip protein TssI/VgrG, which yields MITGHYRKNTGLGNTQARVRMEAEAIRHKRWRGASSVRGLATGYTFKLKNHPEKEANAEYLVVDCVHYLQVAGDFAERETQRKRPQNSGEMRHDLKAANMDFPEEMKGDAYASTFGAIPKQDQYRAPLTTPWPEISGLHTATVTGPSGEEIWTNEHGQIKVQFHWDREGENDEKSSCFVRVVTPWSGKGWGMVAVPRIDQEVVIQFEEGDPDRPICTGMLYNKDTMPPYTYPDDQTQMGFKTNSSKGGGGYNEWMFEDKKDAELMRVQAQKDHQMLVKNKSVETVGLDEIDAGAHDEDGCVSRVVKQHVTETLLDGDHYFTIETGSQEIEIKTDKTQTIEGKHTKTITGDDATTVKTGNMTVDVSAGKIEMTAAIEILLTVGGSSIKIDNSGVTIKGPMIKVEGTAMVEAKAPMTTVKGDAMLTLKGGLTMIN from the coding sequence ATGATTACGGGCCATTATCGCAAGAACACCGGATTGGGCAATACTCAGGCGCGGGTCCGGATGGAGGCCGAGGCGATCCGGCACAAACGCTGGCGCGGGGCCTCCAGTGTGCGGGGGCTGGCAACCGGTTATACGTTCAAGTTGAAAAACCACCCGGAAAAGGAGGCCAATGCCGAATATCTGGTGGTGGACTGCGTGCATTACCTTCAGGTGGCCGGCGATTTTGCCGAGCGTGAAACTCAAAGGAAACGACCTCAGAACAGCGGTGAGATGCGCCATGATCTGAAGGCTGCGAATATGGATTTCCCCGAAGAGATGAAAGGGGACGCCTATGCATCGACCTTTGGGGCAATTCCAAAACAGGACCAGTACCGGGCCCCACTGACCACACCCTGGCCCGAAATTTCCGGGTTGCATACGGCCACCGTGACGGGGCCAAGCGGCGAAGAAATCTGGACCAATGAACATGGCCAGATCAAGGTGCAGTTCCATTGGGACCGCGAAGGCGAGAATGACGAAAAGTCCTCATGCTTTGTGCGGGTGGTGACACCCTGGTCCGGTAAGGGCTGGGGCATGGTGGCGGTGCCGCGCATCGACCAAGAGGTGGTCATTCAGTTCGAAGAGGGTGATCCGGACCGGCCAATCTGCACCGGCATGTTGTACAACAAGGACACCATGCCGCCTTATACCTACCCGGACGATCAAACCCAGATGGGGTTCAAGACCAACTCGTCCAAGGGCGGCGGCGGCTACAACGAGTGGATGTTCGAGGACAAGAAAGACGCCGAACTGATGCGTGTGCAGGCGCAAAAAGATCATCAGATGCTGGTCAAAAACAAGTCGGTCGAGACCGTTGGTCTGGACGAGATAGACGCCGGTGCCCATGATGAAGACGGCTGTGTAAGCCGTGTCGTCAAGCAGCACGTAACCGAGACACTGCTGGATGGGGACCACTATTTCACCATCGAGACCGGCAGTCAGGAAATTGAAATCAAGACCGACAAGACCCAGACGATCGAAGGTAAGCACACCAAAACCATCACCGGCGATGACGCGACGACCGTGAAGACCGGTAATATGACGGTCGACGTCAGCGCGGGTAAAATTGAGATGACGGCAGCCATTGAAATTTTGCTTACGGTTGGCGGGTCGTCGATCAAGATTGATAATTCAGGCGTGACAATCAAAGGGCCAATGATCAAGGTCGAAGGCACAGCAATGGTTGAAGCCAAGGCCCCAATGACGACCGTTAAGGGAGACGCAATGCTGACCCTTAAGGGTGGTCTGACGATGATTAACTAG